A single region of the Pyricularia oryzae 70-15 chromosome 4, whole genome shotgun sequence genome encodes:
- a CDS encoding GTPase-activating protein GYP5 has protein sequence MADQVNTTTTESTAPVTSEPVRPVSPASDSDKETDNFEDAPDTASIRSLTRRKPSTTQPISEDNQSELAAAFNKIKNKKVAKDQGPSNATKDKETEKEVTNADEATEPAAVSLSPTVPPVSEPAVDNVEKLSEPLGISEPNSKRISKASTNGELNEVNLNDKEETNPPVEEPLAQTPTIKNTPPPTVAADEKPVPARESPKTLSLSSITNALPAMPWSPPATESPTKAMAINPQPSIPPPITAPPPPAPATRKLTSPFSWLSRNSTKDKEAPAPPPVSPRRNTASSVTTLTSNPDILGRLEEEGKNGTAARNTLKDRFKLVRMREEAGITLSEDDKSPVATKSSTGVTSPVSNTSTDDKDSLAVQQPPTSPLPGSPNKSLAPGTASGVDAAIVDGQPVDWDLWQSLVYEGHAAVARTSSEELNRAIAVGIPNVIRGLVWQTLAQSKNEGLEHVYRELVARGTDKEKPNNRQSGSSVGTASNTSNLSIQQRGETASSASSVNSDGGSSGGAAPAVDSKEAEAAAARLLAERKKREKEEKAALAKLEKVIRKDLGMRTSFSKFAASQGLQEGLYGVCKAYALFDEAVGYAQGMNFLVMPLLFNMPEEEAFCLLVRLMNHYHLRDLFIHDMPGLHKNLYLFERLIEDLEPALYCHLHRKGISSHLYATQWFLTLFAYRFPLQLVLRIYDLILSEGLSAILKFGVVLMQKNAAALLQISDMSALTAFLRDRLFDVYIDVAPSAGGILENGFFGSSSSNIDKEVYRADQMVRDACEVKITPEILAAYTEEWEEKTAAERQREAEITRRDAEIEELRAINTASAFKIRRLEEQLQVHDSEQAALATQLVHFKVENQELRDEAESLREQTKTLRTLLEEQPTELEKAWTEEKQGLLAKMDKVHEENRRIQQEMSDMEQQLVKTKMEYAEINSQHETLTRRWTDLKRQFA, from the exons aTGGCGGACCAGGTCAACACGACTACAACGGAGTCGACTGCCCCTGTGACCAGCGAACCGGTACGGCCTGTGTCGCCTGCAAGTGACTCGGATAAGGAGACG GATAATTTTGAAGATGCGCCCGACACAGCCTCGATCCGTTCCTTGACAAGGAGAAAACCGTCCACCACGCAGCCTATTTCCGAAGACAACCAGTCTGAGCTGGCAGCAGCCTTCAACAAAatcaagaacaaaaaggtTGCCAAGGACCAAGGCCCGAGCAATGCTACAAAGGACAAAGAAACCGAGAAAGAGGTCACAAATGCAGACGAGGCTaccgagccagctgccgttTCACTATCACCAACAGTACCGCCAGTTTCCGAACCTGCAGTTGATAACGTTGAAAAGCTTTCAGAGCCACTCGGCATCTCAGAGCCTAACAGCAAGCGGATATCAAAGGCCTCTACCAACGGAGAACTGAACGAAGTCAACCTGAACGACAAAGAAGAGACAAATCCTCCAGTAGAAGAACCGCTAGCCCAGACGCCCACCATAAAAAATACGCCCCCTCCCACTGTCGCTGCAGATGAAAAGCCTGTCCCAGCACGGGAGTCACCCAAGACCTTGTCGCTAAGCAGCATCACGAATGCACTGCCTGCCATGCCTTGGTCCCCCCCTGCCACCGAATCCCCGACAAAGGCCATGGCCATCAACCCGCAGCCGTCCATACCCCCTCCGATCAcagctcctcctccgcctgCCCCTGCCACTCGCAAACTGACCAGTCCCTTTTCTTGGCTATCTCGAAACTCTACAAAGGACAAGGAGGCTCCAGCACCGCCTCCCGTGTCCCCCCGCAGGAACACTGCCAGTTCCGTGACGACTCTAACCAGCAACCCTGACATACTTGGTCGGTTGGAAGAAGAGGGCAAGAATGGTACTGCGGCGCGGAACACTCTGAAGGACCGTTTCAAGCTTGTGCGGATGCGTGAGGAGGCCGGCATTACCCTTTCAGAGGATGATAAGAGTCCTGTAGCCACAAAATCAAGTACTGGTGTAACTAGCCCGGTTTCTAACACGTCGACCGACGACAAGGACAGTTTGGCTGTGCAACAACCTCCTACGTCACCTCTGCCAGGTAGTCCAAACAAGAGCTTGGCGCCAGGCACTGCATCAGGCGTAGATGCCGCAATCGTCGATGGGCAGCCTGTGGACTGGGATCTGTGGCAGTCGTTGGTCTACGAGGGTCACGCTGCTGTAGCCCGAACAAGCTCCGAGGAACTAAACAGGGCCATCGCGGTGGGCATCCCGAACGTCATCCGAGGTCTTGTTTGGCAGACATTGGCGCAGAGCAAAAACGAGGGTCTCGAACATGTATACCGCGAGTTGGTTGCCAGGGGCACAGACAAGGAGAAGCCGAACAACAGGCAAAGTGGCAGCTCGGTTGGCACCGCTAGTAACACTAGTAACCTCAGCATTCAGCAGCGGGGCGAGACGGCTTCTTCAGCATCATCGGTCAATTCTGATGGCGGCAGCTCGGGTGGCGCAGCCCCAGCTGTTGATTCCAAAGaagccgaggcggcggccgcCAGGTTATTAGCAGAACGCAAGAAGCGTGAAAAAGAGGAGAAGGCGGCCCTTGCAAAGCTGGAAAAGGTCATTCGCAAAGACTTGGGCATGAGGACAAGTTTCTCCAAGTTCGCAGCGTCACAGGGGCTTCAAGAGGGTCTATATGGTGTCTGCAAGGCGTACGCGCTTTTTGACGAAGCCGTTGGGTATGCGCAGGGCATGAATTTCTTGGTCATGCCGCTATTGTTCAAT ATGCCCGAAGAAGAGGCCTTCTGCCTACTGGTGCGACTGATGAACCACTACCACCTGCGTGATTTGTTCATACATGACATGCCAGGGCTTCACAAGAACCTCTATCTGTTTGAGCGCCTTATTGAAGACCTCGAACCGGCTCTGTATTGCCACCTGCACCGGAAGGGCATCTCATCACACCTGTATGCGACCCAGTGGTTTTTGACTCTCTTCGCATACAGATTTCCGCTGCAGCTCGTGCTGCGCATTTACGACCTTATCCTGTCCGAGGGTCTCTCGGCCATTCTGAAGTTTGGTGTGGTGCTAATGCAGAAAAATGCGGCTGCACTGCTCCAAATCTCGGACATGTCAGCGCTGACTGCTTTCCTGCGTGATCGGCTCTTCGATGTCTATATTGATGTTGCTCCCAGCGCCGGTGGGATATTAGAGAATGGATTCTTCGGCAGCTCATCTTCGAACATCGACAAAGAGGTGTACAGAGCAGACCAGATGGTCCGGGACGCTTGCGAGGTCAAGATCACGCCAGAGATACTTGCTGCATACACGGAAGAATGGGAGGAGAAGACGGCGGCAGAAAGACAGCGGGAGGCGGAGATCACTCGTCGTGATGCCGAGATTGAAGAGCTGCGGGCCATAAACACGGCCTCGGCCTTCAAGATTCGCCGACTCGAGGAGCAACTTCAGGTGCATGATAGCGAGCAGGCCGCTCTGGCGACGCAACTGGTGCACTTCAAGGTGGAGAACCAAGAGCTTCGCGATGAGGCCGAGTCGTTACGGGAGCAGACCAAGACTCTGCGAACTCTACTTGAAGAACAACCAACCGAGCTCGAAAAGGCGTGGACCGAGGAGAAGCAGGGTCTACTCGCCAAGATGGACAAGGTGCACGAGGAGAACCGGAGGATTCAGCAAGAGATGTCAGACATGGAGCAACAACTGGTGAAGACCAAGATGGAATATGCCGAG ATCAACTCGCAACACGAGACCCTGACAAGGAGGTGGACGGATCTCAAAAGGCAATTTGCATGA